From Halapricum desulfuricans, a single genomic window includes:
- a CDS encoding SHOCT domain-containing protein, which yields MPLTDASLRSRTGRSIGTAVAALAVLVALTMPAAAQHGAGAMGGGVGGVGWFGLGPLLWIVVIGAIVALVGGYTRPNNSPNTEPPSSTDGALAALRERYARGELSDEEFERRRQRLQRDRQ from the coding sequence ATGCCATTGACTGACGCGTCGCTCCGCTCGCGAACCGGTCGCTCGATCGGAACTGCCGTCGCTGCGCTCGCAGTACTCGTGGCGCTGACGATGCCCGCCGCCGCGCAACACGGCGCCGGCGCGATGGGCGGTGGCGTCGGTGGCGTCGGCTGGTTCGGGCTCGGACCGCTGCTGTGGATCGTGGTCATTGGGGCGATCGTCGCGCTGGTCGGCGGCTACACCCGACCGAACAACTCACCCAACACCGAACCTCCCTCCAGCACGGACGGTGCGCTCGCCGCACTCCGCGAACGGTACGCCCGTGGGGAACTCTCCGACGAGGAGTTCGAGCGCCGGCGACAGCGACTGCAGCGCGACCGACAGTAG
- a CDS encoding sulfurtransferase: MAKHGADTLVTADWVEDHLEQFQADDPEYRLVEINNPTVTADSEYTPYEDGHIPGATFFHWEEDLSDPVSRDILDKESFEQLNGDAGITEDSTVVLYGGGRVPNWFALFGYWQYKYFGHEDVRVVDGGKPYWVENDYPLTTEVPEFTPQEYTARGPFENIRAYKSDVEQAIDSGVPLVDVRSPAEFTGEVIAPEGLQETAQRGGHIPGAQNVPTTSVLNDDGTFKDADELRALYEEVGIEEDQSVITYCRVGERSSIEWYVLHELLGFEDVENYDGSWTEWGNTIRAPIETGDAE, translated from the coding sequence ATGGCAAAACACGGTGCGGACACGCTCGTGACGGCGGACTGGGTCGAAGATCACCTCGAACAGTTCCAGGCGGACGATCCGGAGTATCGACTCGTCGAGATCAACAACCCGACGGTCACTGCGGACTCGGAGTACACGCCCTACGAGGACGGCCACATCCCGGGGGCGACGTTCTTCCACTGGGAAGAAGACCTCAGCGACCCGGTCTCTCGTGACATCCTCGACAAGGAGTCCTTCGAACAGCTGAACGGGGACGCGGGGATCACCGAGGACTCGACGGTCGTCCTCTACGGTGGCGGACGCGTCCCGAACTGGTTCGCACTGTTCGGCTACTGGCAGTACAAATACTTCGGCCACGAGGACGTGCGGGTCGTCGACGGCGGGAAGCCCTACTGGGTCGAAAACGACTACCCGCTGACGACGGAGGTCCCGGAGTTCACGCCCCAGGAGTACACCGCACGGGGACCGTTCGAGAACATCCGCGCGTACAAGTCAGATGTCGAGCAGGCGATCGATTCCGGTGTCCCGCTAGTCGACGTCCGCTCGCCTGCGGAGTTCACCGGTGAGGTCATCGCCCCCGAGGGCCTTCAGGAGACCGCCCAGCGTGGCGGCCACATTCCCGGCGCACAGAACGTCCCGACGACGTCAGTCCTGAACGACGACGGCACGTTCAAAGACGCCGACGAACTCCGTGCGCTGTACGAGGAGGTCGGCATCGAGGAGGATCAGTCGGTCATCACCTACTGCCGAGTCGGCGAACGGTCCTCAATCGAGTGGTACGTGCTCCACGAACTGCTCGGCTTCGAAGACGTCGAGAACTACGACGGCTCCTGGACGGAATGGGGCAACACGATCCGCGCTCCGATCGAGACCGGCGACGCGGAGTAA
- a CDS encoding DoxX family protein: protein MAFESAGSGEVFLLARALFGLVLAFTGLNHLLDAEGMIGYSKAKGIPAAEFLVPATGVQLIAGGVAIAIGAFPVVAAGAIAVFLLVATPTMHDFWAVPEEQRQSEMTSFLKNATLLGGALAFLALGSVEWPYAVGIGLF from the coding sequence ATGGCGTTCGAATCGGCCGGTTCCGGCGAGGTGTTCCTGCTCGCTCGTGCCCTGTTCGGGCTCGTGCTGGCGTTTACCGGGCTCAACCACCTGCTCGATGCGGAGGGGATGATCGGCTACAGCAAAGCCAAGGGCATCCCTGCCGCGGAGTTTCTGGTCCCGGCGACTGGCGTCCAGTTGATCGCCGGCGGAGTCGCGATCGCGATCGGCGCGTTCCCGGTCGTCGCAGCGGGTGCGATCGCCGTGTTCCTGCTCGTCGCGACGCCGACGATGCACGACTTCTGGGCCGTCCCCGAGGAGCAGCGACAGAGCGAGATGACGAGTTTCCTGAAAAACGCCACGCTGCTTGGCGGTGCGCTGGCGTTTCTGGCGCTCGGTAGCGTCGAGTGGCCGTACGCCGTCGGCATCGGACTGTTCTGA
- a CDS encoding rhomboid family intramembrane serine protease, with protein sequence MSGWLTAPVPVQAGIDTIIEAPPWPMQLLVVAVAVGSGLVCYRLADPGGEWMRRLRSRLLLGAPWGTVLTAVFLLGMFLFVQGAYSGNPFDPRQPVTYAFTAWSYEYPLGVLAAPFSHANLAHLRGNVISLLVFGSIAEYGYSHFRPGRGTQIEYLSRRSPYVRPLLFAGAMGLVGVATSAFVPGPIIGFSGVVYALAGFALVVRPLTAVVGLLLSDMLGTLYTAFTSPVTTHSPGIGYYGVWFADIAVTGHLLGFLLGVLLGIALWYRRGDRPSAPRVWFAAVLFGVIQQLWLAYLPLGNGRYALFRGIGIAFVFLLGAAIVATARRSSRPSIPWPSRAPERLREELPSRGQAAAGVLVMTVLTLALAGVVVHLQTVESTELPNDPVEVRDYQVGYSENVTNQLYAMVDIPGLEQVTSVDSSGVIVYSERRNVWQLATSKSRLASTGYTEVTVGGVGWRETVGVSRTGWSVVGGNRTYRVQLHPPDEPSRVAFTSGPARADATIANRTITLQPADTDFEVAIRQHNETIGVGALPETGSNTTVGAIRFERDGRDLYANYDGTRVRVAQKNVPPTRRD encoded by the coding sequence ATGTCCGGCTGGCTGACTGCGCCGGTGCCCGTGCAGGCTGGGATCGACACGATTATCGAGGCACCGCCGTGGCCGATGCAACTGCTCGTCGTCGCTGTCGCCGTCGGGTCCGGGCTGGTCTGTTATCGGCTGGCCGACCCCGGCGGTGAGTGGATGCGTCGGCTCCGATCCCGGCTATTGCTGGGCGCTCCCTGGGGGACCGTCCTGACCGCGGTATTCCTGCTTGGGATGTTCCTGTTCGTCCAGGGCGCCTACAGCGGTAACCCCTTCGATCCGCGGCAACCGGTCACGTACGCGTTCACTGCCTGGTCCTACGAGTATCCTCTGGGCGTTCTCGCCGCGCCGTTTAGTCACGCGAACCTCGCACACCTCCGCGGGAACGTCATCTCGCTGCTCGTGTTCGGATCGATCGCCGAGTACGGCTACAGCCACTTCCGGCCGGGCAGGGGCACACAGATCGAGTATCTGTCCCGACGGAGTCCCTACGTTCGACCCTTGCTGTTCGCCGGCGCGATGGGACTCGTCGGAGTCGCGACCTCGGCGTTCGTCCCGGGGCCGATCATCGGCTTTTCGGGGGTCGTCTACGCGCTGGCCGGGTTCGCGCTGGTCGTCCGCCCGCTGACGGCCGTCGTCGGGCTGCTGCTGTCTGACATGCTCGGGACGCTCTATACTGCCTTCACGAGTCCGGTGACGACACATTCGCCCGGCATCGGATATTACGGCGTCTGGTTCGCGGACATCGCCGTGACCGGGCATCTCCTCGGGTTCCTGCTCGGTGTGTTGCTGGGGATCGCGCTGTGGTATCGGCGCGGGGATCGACCCTCCGCACCACGCGTCTGGTTTGCGGCCGTGCTGTTCGGAGTTATACAACAGCTGTGGCTGGCGTATCTGCCGCTCGGGAACGGCCGGTACGCCCTCTTTCGAGGAATCGGTATCGCCTTCGTCTTCCTGCTCGGGGCGGCAATCGTTGCGACGGCGCGCCGGTCGTCTCGTCCCTCGATCCCGTGGCCGTCACGGGCCCCAGAGCGACTGCGCGAGGAACTCCCGTCACGCGGCCAGGCGGCAGCCGGCGTGCTCGTGATGACCGTCCTCACGCTCGCGCTCGCCGGCGTCGTCGTCCACCTCCAGACCGTCGAATCGACTGAGCTCCCGAACGATCCTGTCGAAGTTCGTGACTACCAGGTCGGCTACTCGGAAAACGTGACCAACCAGCTCTACGCGATGGTCGACATTCCGGGCCTCGAGCAGGTGACCTCAGTCGATTCGAGCGGCGTGATCGTTTACAGCGAGCGCCGCAACGTCTGGCAACTCGCGACCTCGAAATCGCGGCTCGCGTCCACCGGGTACACGGAGGTCACGGTCGGGGGCGTCGGCTGGCGCGAGACCGTCGGCGTCTCGCGCACCGGATGGTCTGTCGTCGGTGGTAACCGGACCTATCGCGTCCAGCTTCACCCGCCGGACGAACCGTCGCGAGTGGCGTTCACGTCCGGGCCGGCACGGGCCGACGCGACGATCGCGAACCGAACGATAACGCTACAGCCGGCCGACACTGACTTCGAGGTCGCCATTCGACAGCACAACGAAACAATCGGCGTCGGGGCCCTGCCGGAAACGGGATCGAACACGACTGTCGGTGCGATCAGGTTCGAGCGCGACGGCAGAGATCTCTACGCGAACTACGACGGCACACGCGTCCGGGTCGCACAGAAGAACGTGCCGCCGACCCGGAGAGACTGA
- the aglJ gene encoding S-layer glycoprotein N-glycosyltransferase AglJ, translating to MGDWSDVCVLVPTYNEAAAIGDVLTGFREQGFEHILVIDGGSTDGTRDIAREHGVEVRRQSGSGKGQAVREAISLIDQPYVLLVDGDATYRPEDAPVMLDPLVDGEAEHVIGNRFADMEAGAMSRLNRAGNRLINAAFRSVHGRDFADILSGYRAFTTESARRFALTADGFGIETEMAVECVKHNVPTEVVPITYQRRPEGADTNLSPFRDGAVILLTLYRMAKTNNPLFYFGSIGGLSMLAGIGLGVYVAVEWFTRNVSHEVIAVLATLAIIFGVQLLIFGVLSDMIVTLHREQLHFIERIASEDDSDQNGTSDRN from the coding sequence ATGGGCGACTGGAGCGACGTCTGCGTGCTGGTGCCGACCTACAACGAAGCGGCAGCCATCGGCGACGTCCTCACCGGGTTCCGCGAGCAGGGCTTCGAGCACATACTGGTGATCGACGGCGGCTCGACCGACGGCACCCGGGATATCGCCCGCGAGCACGGCGTCGAAGTGCGCCGCCAGAGCGGCTCCGGAAAGGGACAGGCGGTCCGGGAAGCCATCTCGCTGATCGACCAGCCGTACGTCCTGCTGGTCGACGGGGACGCGACGTATCGCCCGGAAGACGCCCCGGTGATGCTCGACCCCCTGGTCGACGGTGAGGCCGAACACGTCATCGGGAACCGCTTCGCCGACATGGAAGCTGGCGCGATGTCCCGTCTCAACAGGGCCGGAAATCGGCTCATCAACGCCGCATTCCGGTCCGTTCACGGCCGTGATTTCGCCGACATTCTCAGCGGGTATCGTGCGTTCACGACCGAGTCGGCGCGGCGATTCGCCCTGACGGCCGACGGGTTCGGAATCGAGACCGAGATGGCCGTCGAGTGCGTGAAACACAACGTGCCGACCGAGGTCGTTCCGATAACCTACCAGCGACGGCCGGAAGGTGCGGATACGAATCTCAGCCCCTTCCGGGACGGGGCGGTGATCCTGCTCACGCTGTATCGCATGGCGAAGACGAACAACCCGCTGTTTTACTTCGGGAGCATCGGCGGACTGTCCATGTTGGCCGGTATCGGACTGGGCGTGTACGTTGCCGTAGAATGGTTCACGCGGAACGTCTCTCACGAGGTGATCGCGGTACTGGCGACGCTGGCGATCATATTCGGCGTACAACTGCTGATCTTCGGCGTGCTCTCGGATATGATCGTGACGCTACACCGCGAACAGCTCCACTTCATCGAGCGGATCGCAAGCGAAGACGACTCGGATCAGAACGGGACCAGCGACCGCAACTGA
- a CDS encoding helix-turn-helix transcriptional regulator: MDRQTSDRVVAAAVATLLLGGGVLTWQAIQQRQTSHEMMGSMMDGSSTMGGTDPIVYAVGTLLAVALLIGFYAIMRGEAAERTDTSPPAANGMRTDVAGQPTAGTNGTTAAESAPASTAEGTVDASDAKSEAGETAHHTSVDQPDEAGPDEDASATTDGDGQSVRQVLDLLPDDERRILEPVVESPGLTQIALRDRSDFSKSKVSQTVSELEKRGLLYREKQGRTYRVYPDDDLEERLGN, from the coding sequence ATGGACCGACAGACGTCGGACAGAGTCGTCGCGGCCGCAGTCGCGACACTGCTGCTCGGCGGCGGTGTACTCACCTGGCAGGCGATCCAGCAACGGCAAACAAGTCACGAGATGATGGGCTCGATGATGGACGGGTCGTCCACGATGGGCGGCACGGATCCGATTGTATATGCTGTCGGGACACTACTCGCGGTCGCGCTATTGATCGGCTTCTACGCGATTATGCGGGGTGAGGCCGCCGAACGGACAGATACGTCCCCTCCGGCTGCCAACGGGATGCGGACGGACGTGGCCGGACAACCGACCGCCGGCACCAACGGAACGACGGCGGCCGAGAGCGCTCCCGCGAGCACGGCTGAAGGGACGGTGGACGCATCCGACGCGAAGAGCGAAGCGGGCGAGACAGCACACCACACGAGCGTGGATCAGCCGGATGAGGCTGGACCCGACGAGGACGCGTCGGCGACGACCGACGGGGACGGACAGTCGGTCCGCCAGGTCCTGGACTTGTTGCCGGACGACGAGCGCCGGATCCTCGAACCGGTCGTCGAGTCGCCGGGGCTCACACAGATCGCACTGCGGGACCGCTCGGACTTCTCGAAGAGCAAGGTGAGCCAGACGGTCTCGGAGCTCGAAAAGCGTGGCCTGCTCTACCGGGAGAAACAGGGCCGAACCTACCGGGTCTATCCGGACGACGACCTCGAGGAGCGCCTCGGGAACTGA
- a CDS encoding winged helix-turn-helix transcriptional regulator yields MSSELTTTDEQSGPCPVVETIEQIGSEWRLVVLHELQSGERRFNELKRATDASARTLSRVLDDLQEQGFVTRRLEEDAPVATYYELTEKGKSLCPVFDAIDSWGQEWLES; encoded by the coding sequence ATGTCATCGGAACTCACTACCACGGACGAGCAGTCGGGACCGTGTCCGGTCGTCGAAACGATCGAGCAGATCGGCTCGGAGTGGCGGCTCGTCGTGTTACACGAGCTACAGAGCGGCGAGCGACGGTTCAACGAACTCAAACGGGCGACCGACGCCAGCGCGCGGACGCTCTCGCGCGTTCTCGACGACCTCCAGGAGCAGGGGTTCGTCACGCGGCGGCTCGAAGAGGACGCACCGGTCGCGACCTACTACGAGTTGACGGAGAAGGGCAAGTCACTGTGTCCCGTTTTCGATGCGATCGACTCGTGGGGACAGGAGTGGCTGGAGAGCTGA
- a CDS encoding FAD-dependent oxidoreductase has translation MDQEYDIIVVGGGISGASLLYTISKFTDVERVALIEKEDEIAAINSHVTNNSQTLHFGDIETNYTLEKAESVKRGAEMVAGYLENHDSDREMHSKRSKMVLAVGDEEVETLRHRHEEEGFGDLYPKLEAIGRERIAELEPKVVEGRDPDTDLLALHTPDGYTVDYGEISKSFVEQARVEGGVDVYTGTKVTNIDETMEGFTVETDSGTFESDATVVAAGSHSLQIAKEMGYGDDMALLPVAGSFFLSEDGLLNGKVYTLQMKRLPFAAVHGDADVHDEGITRFGPTAKFVPALERGRLSTVPDFLDVFGFSPAAFASYTNILADRVLFPFVLKNLLYDVPQIGKEAFLPHVQKVVPTVEADDIERAKGYGGVRPQIVDTSTKSLDMGEAKIHGHGIIFNITPSPGASTCLQNAKEDTRQIVEFLDRDYEFDADGFESETIDNFPRAE, from the coding sequence ATGGACCAAGAATACGATATCATCGTCGTCGGCGGGGGCATCAGCGGCGCGTCGCTGCTGTACACTATTTCGAAGTTCACGGACGTAGAGCGGGTCGCGCTGATCGAGAAAGAGGACGAGATCGCGGCGATCAACTCCCACGTCACGAACAACTCCCAGACGCTGCACTTTGGGGACATCGAGACGAACTACACCCTGGAGAAGGCCGAATCGGTCAAACGCGGGGCCGAGATGGTCGCGGGCTATCTCGAAAACCACGATTCCGACCGGGAGATGCACAGCAAGCGCTCGAAGATGGTGCTCGCGGTCGGCGACGAGGAAGTCGAGACGCTCAGGCACCGACACGAGGAGGAAGGGTTCGGCGACCTGTATCCGAAACTGGAGGCGATCGGTCGCGAGCGGATCGCTGAACTCGAACCGAAGGTCGTCGAGGGCCGGGATCCCGACACCGATCTGCTCGCACTGCACACGCCAGACGGTTACACCGTCGACTACGGCGAGATATCGAAATCGTTCGTCGAGCAGGCCCGCGTAGAAGGCGGCGTCGACGTCTACACGGGGACGAAGGTCACCAACATCGACGAGACGATGGAAGGATTCACCGTCGAGACCGACAGCGGAACGTTCGAATCCGACGCGACGGTCGTCGCAGCCGGTTCCCACAGCCTGCAGATCGCCAAGGAGATGGGCTACGGCGACGATATGGCGCTGCTCCCAGTGGCGGGGAGTTTCTTCCTCTCCGAGGACGGGCTGCTGAACGGCAAGGTGTACACTCTCCAGATGAAGCGTCTGCCGTTCGCGGCGGTCCACGGCGACGCCGACGTGCACGACGAAGGGATCACCAGGTTCGGCCCGACCGCGAAGTTCGTGCCGGCGCTGGAGCGGGGGCGGCTCTCGACGGTTCCGGACTTCCTCGACGTGTTCGGGTTCAGTCCGGCGGCGTTTGCGAGCTACACGAACATCCTCGCGGATCGGGTGTTGTTCCCGTTCGTGCTCAAGAACCTCCTGTACGACGTCCCGCAGATCGGCAAGGAAGCATTCTTGCCGCACGTCCAGAAGGTCGTCCCGACAGTCGAGGCCGACGACATCGAGCGTGCGAAAGGCTACGGTGGCGTCCGTCCGCAGATCGTCGACACCAGCACGAAATCCCTGGACATGGGCGAGGCCAAGATCCACGGCCACGGGATCATCTTCAACATCACGCCCTCGCCGGGCGCCTCGACCTGCCTCCAGAACGCCAAGGAGGACACGCGCCAGATCGTCGAGTTCCTCGATCGGGACTACGAGTTCGACGCGGACGGCTTCGAGAGCGAGACGATCGACAACTTCCCGCGTGCAGAGTGA